In Phocoena phocoena chromosome 19, mPhoPho1.1, whole genome shotgun sequence, a genomic segment contains:
- the PIRT gene encoding phosphoinositide-interacting protein, with product MRYVRPARRSWPHLSLSIQEAVLPTSAAAASHPSGSSPGSWCPVLGAVTMEALPKDLEVNEKSPESKDLLPSQTASSLCISSRSESVWTPTPRSNWEIYRKPIVIMSVGGAVLLFGVVITCLAYTLNLGDKSLQVLKMTGPAFLSLGLMMLVCGLVWVPIIRKKQKQRQKSVFFQSLKSFFLNR from the exons ATGCGCTACGTGCGGCCAGCAAGGCGCAGTTGGCCGCACCTCTCACTCAGCATCCAGGAAGCCGTCCTCCCTACATCTGCCGCGGCTGCCTCGCACCCCAGTGGCAGCTCTCCCGGGAGCTG GTGCCCGGTCCTGGGAGCCGTGACCATGGAGGCTCTCCCCAAGGACCTGGAGGTCAACGAGAAGTCTCCAGAATCCAAGGACCTGCTGCCCAGCCAGACCGCCAGCTCCCTGTGCATCAGCTCCAGAAGTGAGTCTGTCTGGACCCCCACCCCCCGGAGTAACTGGGAGATCTACCGCAAGCCCATCGTCATCATGTCCGTGGGCGGTGCAGTCCTCCTGTTCGGTGTGGTCATCACCTGCTTGGCCTACACCCTGAACCTGGGTGACAAGAGCCTCCAGGTCCTTAAGATGACAGGGCCCGCCTTCCTGTCTCTGGGACTCATGATGCTGGTGTGCGGGCTGGTGTGGGTGCCCATcatcagaaagaaacagaagcagagaCAGAAGTCAGTTTTCTTCCAGAGCCTCAAGTCCTTCTTCCTGAATCGCTGA